The Streptomyces sp. NBC_01142 genome has a window encoding:
- a CDS encoding nuclear transport factor 2 family protein — MTQRVDLATVMDRLTIDELVSRYAVAVDDGDWSAYRALFAPEGRADYRSSGGIEGPAAEVADWLAEAMGLFPVRQHLIVNRLLDIQDLGGYPGDRAEVQADYVNPMQLESGDDFVSGGRYTFSLVRLDAGWRLRTVVINEKWRRAAGALGGA, encoded by the coding sequence ATGACGCAGCGCGTGGATCTCGCGACCGTGATGGACCGGCTGACCATCGACGAACTGGTCAGCCGTTATGCAGTGGCCGTGGACGACGGAGACTGGAGCGCCTACCGGGCCCTGTTCGCGCCGGAGGGGCGCGCGGACTACCGCAGCTCGGGCGGGATCGAGGGGCCGGCCGCCGAGGTCGCCGACTGGCTGGCGGAGGCGATGGGGCTCTTTCCCGTACGCCAGCACCTCATCGTCAACCGCCTGCTGGACATTCAGGACCTGGGTGGATATCCGGGTGACCGGGCCGAGGTGCAGGCCGACTATGTGAACCCGATGCAGCTGGAGTCGGGCGACGACTTCGTCTCCGGCGGGCGGTACACCTTCAGCCTGGTGCGTCTGGATGCCGGCTGGCGGCTGCGCACCGTGGTGATCAATGAGAAGTGGCGCCGGGCCGCCGGCGCACTCGGCGGGGCCTGA
- a CDS encoding aldo/keto reductase, whose product MAYVADDDRYSGMRYRRCGNSGVRLPEISLGLWHNFGDTSPLETQRAVLRRAFDLGVTHIDLANNYGTPFGSAEANFGVHYRADFRPYRDELFIATKAGNEMWAGPYGEWGSRKHLLASLDQSLSRLGVEYVDVFYSHRPDPDTPLEETMGALDTAVRQGKALYAGLSNYSPAGTAQAAGILGQLGTPLLVNQHPYSLLERRIEDGVLDASEAVGAGLVAFSPLAQGQLTDRYLSGVPADSRMAAGRYLTRDVLTGERQELLRSLDALARERGQTLAQLALAWLLRDTRVTSVLVGASSVRQLEQNLGALDAPGFSGDELAEIDRLLTKSG is encoded by the coding sequence ATGGCGTACGTCGCCGATGACGACCGGTATTCCGGCATGCGGTACCGGCGGTGCGGGAACAGCGGTGTCCGGCTGCCCGAGATCTCCCTCGGGCTGTGGCACAACTTCGGCGACACCAGCCCGCTGGAGACCCAGCGCGCCGTACTGCGCCGGGCGTTCGACCTCGGTGTGACGCACATTGATCTGGCCAACAACTACGGCACGCCGTTCGGCTCCGCCGAGGCGAACTTCGGTGTCCACTACCGGGCCGACTTCCGCCCGTACCGGGACGAGCTGTTCATCGCCACCAAGGCGGGCAACGAGATGTGGGCCGGCCCGTACGGCGAGTGGGGTTCGCGCAAGCATCTGCTGGCCAGCCTCGACCAGTCGCTGAGCAGGCTCGGGGTGGAGTACGTCGATGTCTTCTACTCGCACCGGCCCGACCCCGACACTCCGCTCGAGGAGACGATGGGCGCGCTGGACACCGCCGTACGCCAGGGAAAGGCGCTGTACGCCGGCCTGTCGAACTACAGCCCGGCCGGGACCGCCCAGGCCGCCGGGATACTGGGGCAGCTCGGCACCCCTCTGCTGGTCAACCAGCATCCGTACTCCCTGCTGGAGCGCCGCATCGAGGACGGTGTGCTGGATGCCTCCGAGGCGGTGGGGGCCGGACTCGTCGCCTTCTCGCCGCTCGCGCAGGGCCAGTTGACCGACCGCTATCTCTCCGGCGTACCGGCGGACTCGCGGATGGCGGCCGGCCGCTATCTGACCCGCGACGTTCTCACCGGGGAACGCCAGGAGCTGCTGCGCTCGCTGGATGCGCTGGCACGGGAACGGGGCCAGACGCTCGCGCAGCTGGCGCTCGCCTGGCTGCTGCGTGACACACGCGTCACGTCCGTACTCGTCGGAGCCAGCAGTGTCCGTCAGCTGGAACAGAACCTGGGAGCGCTCGACGCGCCCGGCTTCTCGGGCGACGAATTGGCAGAGATCGACCGATTGTTGACCAAGAGCGGGTGA
- a CDS encoding flavin reductase family protein yields MRIDFDPVQCDRDTFYRLMTATVVPRPIAWVSTTSAEGTDNLAPHSFFTISCVSPPVVQFTSVGRKDSLRNIEDTGAFVVNFAPEPLFEQINATATDFPRGVSEFDAVGIAREASLRVKPPRVAASPVALECELHSTVRLGDSTVVFGRVVHAAISDDVMVGGHPEVTKLAPLTRLGKDEWGMLGGVREISRIPYAQWRDGEAQRPEG; encoded by the coding sequence ATGCGCATCGATTTCGACCCCGTTCAGTGCGACCGCGACACCTTCTACCGGCTGATGACCGCCACGGTCGTCCCCCGGCCCATCGCCTGGGTCTCCACCACATCGGCCGAGGGGACCGACAATCTCGCCCCGCACTCCTTCTTCACGATCTCGTGCGTCTCGCCTCCGGTCGTCCAGTTCACCTCGGTCGGCCGCAAGGACTCGCTGCGCAATATCGAGGACACCGGCGCGTTCGTGGTCAACTTCGCGCCCGAGCCGCTCTTCGAGCAGATCAACGCGACCGCCACCGATTTCCCGCGCGGCGTCAGCGAGTTCGACGCGGTCGGTATCGCGCGCGAAGCGAGCCTGCGGGTGAAGCCGCCGCGTGTCGCAGCGTCCCCGGTAGCTCTGGAGTGCGAACTGCACAGCACCGTACGGCTGGGTGACTCGACCGTCGTTTTCGGCCGTGTCGTGCACGCGGCGATCAGCGACGACGTGATGGTGGGCGGGCACCCCGAGGTGACGAAGCTGGCGCCGCTCACGCGCCTCGGCAAGGACGAGTGGGGCATGCTCGGCGGCGTACGTGAGATCTCCCGCATCCCGTACGCGCAGTGGCGGGACGGCGAGGCACAGCGCCCCGAAGGGTGA
- a CDS encoding methyltransferase translates to MNRLTTSWGEYDLTRFPEDPRETLRAWDAADEYLLRHLQGIDAAAPTDLSGSVVVVGDRWGALVTSIAGHHPVQITDSYLGQEATRVNLARNGVDPGAVRLLSARETPPERIDVLLIRVPKSLALLEDQLHRLAPAVHAGTVVIGTGMVTEIHTSTLKLFERILGPTRTSLAVKKARLIFCTPDSQLARVPSPWPLRYALPTDVGTLAGLTVTNHAGIFCAERLDIGTRFFLRSLPRRHGAERVVDLGCGNGVIGTAAALANPEAAVTFVDESFSAVASAEATYRENIASDAKAEFVVGDGLSYVPDEAVDLVLNNPPFHSHQATTDATARRMFGGSRRALRPGGELWVIGNRHLGYHVKLRRLFGNCEVVASDPKFVVLRAVRS, encoded by the coding sequence ATGAATCGTTTGACGACGTCATGGGGCGAGTACGACCTCACTCGCTTCCCCGAGGACCCCCGCGAAACACTCCGCGCCTGGGACGCTGCCGATGAGTACCTGCTCCGGCATCTCCAGGGAATCGACGCGGCCGCGCCGACGGACCTGAGTGGCTCCGTGGTCGTCGTCGGCGACCGGTGGGGCGCTCTGGTCACCTCGATCGCCGGACACCACCCCGTACAGATCACCGATTCCTACCTCGGCCAGGAGGCCACCCGGGTGAATCTGGCGCGCAACGGCGTCGACCCGGGCGCCGTACGGCTGCTGTCGGCCAGGGAGACCCCGCCGGAGCGGATCGACGTCCTGCTGATCCGGGTGCCCAAGAGCCTCGCGCTGCTCGAGGACCAGCTGCACCGCCTGGCCCCCGCCGTCCACGCCGGCACGGTCGTCATCGGCACGGGCATGGTCACCGAGATCCACACCTCCACGCTGAAGCTGTTCGAGCGGATCCTCGGTCCTACCCGGACCTCGCTGGCGGTGAAGAAGGCGCGGCTCATCTTCTGTACGCCCGACTCCCAGCTCGCCCGCGTCCCCAGCCCCTGGCCGCTGCGGTATGCGCTGCCCACCGATGTCGGCACGCTCGCGGGCCTGACCGTCACCAACCACGCGGGCATCTTCTGCGCCGAGCGCCTCGACATCGGCACCCGGTTCTTCCTGCGCAGCCTGCCGAGGCGCCACGGCGCCGAGCGCGTGGTGGACCTGGGCTGCGGGAACGGGGTGATCGGCACGGCCGCCGCGCTGGCCAACCCGGAGGCCGCGGTGACCTTCGTCGACGAGTCGTTCTCCGCGGTGGCCTCGGCCGAGGCCACCTACCGCGAGAACATCGCCTCGGACGCCAAGGCGGAGTTCGTGGTCGGCGACGGCCTGTCCTACGTGCCGGACGAGGCTGTCGATCTGGTGCTGAACAATCCGCCGTTCCACTCGCACCAGGCGACGACCGACGCGACGGCCCGCCGGATGTTCGGCGGCTCGCGCCGCGCGCTGCGCCCCGGCGGCGAGCTGTGGGTGATCGGCAACCGGCATCTCGGGTACCACGTGAAGCTGCGCCGCCTGTTCGGCAACTGCGAAGTCGTCGCGAGCGACCCCAAGTTCGTGGTCCTGCGGGCCGTCAGGAGCTGA